One genomic region from Terasakiella sp. SH-1 encodes:
- a CDS encoding type II and III secretion system protein family protein, producing the protein MMKYVLYMMIGLMALFSLLPFSAEAVEIVPQAHQSLNVEHHKSRLIRLPRAASSVFIANPDIADVQVKSPTLIYLFGKAVGTTTLYAVDGRDQVIANMDVDVTHNLKNLKQAVFQAVPGADVHFSSINGALVMDGTLHSAREVEEVRQIATRFSPASSGLINRLRVDALNQVNLRVRIAEVSRDVDKRLGFDWSAMGTFGSIASFTLASTNPFAQAVSTLSVSSNDISGVIDAMEDEGLVTILSEPNLTAMSGEEASFLAGGEFPILVPGDSGPTISFREYGVRLSFKPVILDDGRINLQVEPEVSSLSESNSVSLNGYVIPALTTRKTKTTVELASGQSFAVAGLLQNKTGHNLNKFPGLGDLPILGTLFRSDSFQREESELVIIITPYLVKPITHAKAVAPTDGFTPPHDMERIFVGGAYHQQSKQGAGLQLDDQGRKLIGPVGFTLN; encoded by the coding sequence ATGATGAAATACGTCCTGTACATGATGATTGGTCTGATGGCTCTTTTCAGTCTTCTCCCCTTTTCAGCCGAAGCCGTGGAAATTGTTCCCCAAGCCCACCAGTCGTTGAATGTGGAACATCATAAAAGCCGTTTGATCCGCCTGCCGCGTGCCGCCTCTTCCGTCTTTATTGCAAACCCGGATATCGCCGATGTGCAGGTCAAGTCTCCAACCTTGATTTATCTGTTTGGTAAGGCGGTTGGCACCACAACCCTTTATGCGGTTGATGGGCGCGATCAGGTGATTGCCAATATGGATGTGGATGTCACCCATAATCTCAAAAACCTGAAACAAGCTGTGTTTCAGGCTGTTCCCGGTGCTGATGTACATTTTTCCAGTATCAATGGGGCACTTGTCATGGATGGCACGCTTCATTCTGCCCGTGAAGTCGAAGAGGTGCGCCAAATCGCAACACGTTTTAGCCCGGCCTCATCTGGTTTAATCAACCGTTTGCGTGTCGATGCGCTTAATCAGGTGAATTTGCGGGTGCGTATTGCGGAAGTGTCACGCGATGTGGATAAACGTCTGGGCTTTGATTGGTCTGCCATGGGGACGTTTGGCAGTATTGCTTCTTTTACCTTGGCTTCAACCAACCCCTTTGCTCAAGCTGTGAGCACCTTAAGTGTCAGCAGCAACGATATCAGCGGGGTGATTGATGCCATGGAAGATGAAGGGCTGGTGACGATTTTATCTGAACCTAACTTAACCGCGATGAGTGGCGAAGAAGCCAGCTTCCTTGCCGGTGGTGAATTCCCCATTCTGGTTCCCGGTGACAGTGGGCCAACCATTTCTTTTCGTGAATATGGCGTGCGCCTGTCTTTTAAGCCGGTGATTCTGGATGACGGGCGGATTAATCTTCAGGTTGAACCGGAAGTGAGCTCTCTTTCTGAAAGTAATTCGGTTTCTTTAAACGGGTATGTCATCCCGGCCCTGACCACGCGTAAGACAAAAACGACTGTGGAACTTGCCAGTGGGCAAAGCTTTGCAGTAGCTGGGCTATTGCAAAATAAAACAGGTCATAATCTGAATAAATTTCCGGGCCTTGGTGATCTACCAATTTTAGGTACATTGTTTCGTTCCGACAGTTTTCAACGCGAAGAAAGTGAACTGGTGATCATCATTACCCCTTATTTGGTGAAACCGATCACCCATGCCAAGGCGGTTGCGCCAACTGATGGCTTTACACCGCCCCATGATATGGAAAGGATTTTTGTAGGTGGGGCATACCATCAACAGTCCAAGCAGGGGGCTGGCCTTCAACTGGATGACCAAGGGCGCAAACTTATTGGCCCGGTCGGCTTTACCCTGAATTAA
- a CDS encoding CpaD family pilus assembly lipoprotein, which translates to MKTVFTALSLSILFLSGCQTVQDMQVTRSVPQPVVHQSDNRLEVQFDDDTSLLSHEERRALDQFIMKHEIKHNDELVINVALQGGTLAEKRAEKVAAYFRSFGLKPQFKGLEAAQGLQKIGVSLRRYRVSVPNCPNWTDDPNATYHNQPHSNFGCATAANLALMIGNPRDLVRGRDLSAADGAVLSNSLIQYRQPRSTSTTQTTGGGTK; encoded by the coding sequence ATGAAAACAGTATTTACCGCCCTGTCTTTGTCCATTCTGTTCTTATCAGGCTGTCAGACCGTACAGGATATGCAGGTCACACGCAGTGTGCCTCAGCCAGTGGTGCATCAAAGTGATAATCGTCTTGAAGTCCAGTTTGATGATGACACCAGTTTGCTCAGCCATGAGGAACGTCGTGCCTTGGATCAATTTATTATGAAACATGAAATCAAACATAATGATGAACTGGTGATCAACGTGGCGTTACAAGGTGGAACCCTGGCGGAAAAACGGGCTGAAAAAGTAGCTGCCTATTTCCGCAGTTTTGGTCTGAAACCTCAATTTAAAGGATTGGAGGCTGCGCAGGGTTTACAAAAGATTGGCGTTAGCCTGAGGCGGTATCGTGTATCCGTACCAAACTGCCCGAATTGGACGGACGATCCGAATGCGACCTATCACAATCAGCCCCATTCCAATTTCGGCTGTGCGACAGCGGCCAATCTGGCCTTGATGATTGGCAACCCCCGTGATTTGGTGCGTGGGCGTGATTTATCAGCCGCTGATGGGGCTGTGCTATCTAATAGCCTGATCCAATATCGTCAACCGCGCAGCACGAGCACCACCCAAACCACAGGAGGAGGGACCAAGTGA
- a CDS encoding AAA family ATPase, producing the protein MSALIQQSGTEPFMAFVQDDITTHSLGDIVSLQGWNRNRIFDGGIDLAIATLGDIHTPELLVIDLTGCQDPLGKINQLASVCEAGVRLVCLGTTNDVALYRDLLDMGVEDYLLKPIDRETLEHALQRAMEKPEENPQVEAGCEGEVISVLGALGGVGASSIALNMAWALSGRYSQKVALVDMDLHFGTIALSLDLEPGKGFREALENPSRIDSLFLERAMVKVNENLSILACETDLAMTCQFETEALDLLIERLRQKFDLVILDIPRMLLPQCGELLAGLGKMLVVSDLSLAGMRDCLRISRYAKDYMVDDNLMVLANRVGENKERELSPKEFEKGVERSLSAHLPFDAKGFAAAEMQGSPLLEVAAKSKAGQSLSPFIRSLVDHGEDVEKSPSFWRKLFKSK; encoded by the coding sequence ATGAGCGCTCTTATACAACAAAGTGGGACTGAGCCTTTCATGGCTTTTGTACAGGATGATATCACCACGCATTCCCTTGGCGATATTGTGTCCTTGCAGGGGTGGAACAGAAATCGCATCTTTGATGGCGGGATTGACCTTGCCATTGCGACCTTGGGCGATATCCATACGCCTGAGCTGTTGGTTATTGATCTGACAGGCTGTCAGGACCCGCTGGGGAAAATTAATCAACTGGCATCTGTATGCGAAGCAGGTGTGCGCCTTGTCTGTCTGGGCACCACCAATGATGTGGCCCTCTATCGTGATTTGCTGGATATGGGGGTGGAGGATTATCTGCTCAAACCCATTGATCGCGAGACTTTGGAACATGCCCTGCAACGCGCGATGGAAAAACCGGAAGAAAACCCGCAGGTTGAAGCTGGTTGTGAGGGCGAAGTCATTTCTGTTTTGGGGGCTTTAGGTGGGGTTGGGGCGTCCAGTATTGCACTGAATATGGCTTGGGCCTTATCTGGGCGTTATAGCCAGAAAGTCGCCTTGGTCGATATGGATCTCCATTTTGGCACTATCGCCTTGTCTCTGGATCTGGAGCCGGGAAAAGGTTTTCGTGAAGCCTTGGAAAACCCTAGCCGGATTGATTCTCTTTTTTTAGAACGCGCTATGGTTAAGGTGAATGAGAATTTAAGCATTCTGGCCTGTGAAACAGATTTGGCTATGACGTGTCAATTTGAAACGGAGGCGTTGGATTTACTGATTGAACGCTTACGCCAAAAATTTGATTTGGTGATTTTGGATATTCCACGCATGTTGCTACCCCAATGCGGGGAGCTATTGGCCGGTTTGGGCAAGATGCTGGTGGTAAGTGACTTATCTCTGGCCGGTATGCGTGATTGCTTGCGTATATCGCGTTATGCCAAAGATTATATGGTGGACGATAACCTGATGGTTCTTGCCAATCGGGTCGGGGAAAATAAAGAGCGTGAACTCAGCCCCAAGGAATTTGAAAAAGGGGTGGAACGTTCCTTGTCTGCCCATCTGCCTTTTGATGCCAAAGGGTTTGCTGCGGCGGAAATGCAGGGAAGCCCGCTTTTGGAGGTTGCAGCAAAGTCAAAGGCTGGACAGTCTCTTTCTCCGTTTATTCGTAGTTTGGTCGATCACGGTGAGGATGTTGAAAAAAGCCCCTCTTTTTGGCGAAAATTGTTTAAATCCAAGTGA
- a CDS encoding CpaF family protein — protein sequence MPLGETGQQRVTFGSRGNAALQRKPQRRLEPSVDGKTTDQSSEQDELSQASRDSVERAKLVVQPEILKRIDAGKAAKMPRGELADQLGEIVSEILIEEGQQLNLVEQRDLITMLLNDMLGLGPLEPLLADEAVTDIMVNGPKQVYVERGGKLEVSGVTFRDNAHVMNIANRIVSRIGRRVDESSPLCDARLEDGSRVNIIIPPLAIDGPSISIRKFPKMRITLDRMVETQNMSDAMCRVLKIAGRARLNILISGGTGSGKTTLLNAMSQMIDHGERIVTIEDAAELQLQQPHVVRLETRPANLEGDGAISQTELVKNALRMRPDRIILGEIRGSEALDMLQAMNTGHDGSLGTLHANRPREALTRMENMVAMSGVKLPNEAVRAQISNALDLIVQISRMRDGVRRITHITEVIGMEGEIITTQDLFKYQFEGEDANGKLMGRYVSTGLRPNFMDRADYFGLGRALMEAMAQ from the coding sequence ATGCCACTGGGTGAAACAGGACAACAACGCGTCACATTTGGATCACGTGGCAATGCGGCCTTGCAACGCAAACCTCAACGTCGCCTTGAACCGTCTGTGGATGGGAAAACAACGGATCAATCTTCTGAACAAGATGAACTGAGCCAAGCCAGTCGCGATAGTGTGGAACGGGCCAAACTTGTTGTTCAGCCGGAAATTCTGAAACGTATTGATGCAGGTAAAGCCGCCAAAATGCCGCGGGGTGAATTGGCGGATCAGCTTGGTGAAATTGTTTCTGAAATCCTGATTGAAGAAGGTCAGCAGCTTAATCTGGTTGAACAACGTGACCTGATTACCATGTTGCTTAATGATATGTTGGGTTTGGGGCCACTAGAACCACTTTTGGCTGATGAGGCTGTGACGGATATTATGGTCAATGGGCCGAAACAGGTCTACGTGGAACGCGGAGGCAAGCTGGAAGTGTCCGGTGTGACTTTTCGCGATAATGCCCATGTGATGAATATCGCCAATCGAATTGTATCGCGCATTGGCCGTCGGGTGGATGAAAGCTCGCCCTTATGTGATGCTCGCCTTGAAGATGGTTCGCGGGTTAACATCATCATTCCCCCTTTGGCGATTGATGGGCCAAGTATTTCTATTCGTAAATTTCCCAAGATGCGCATCACATTGGACCGCATGGTAGAAACGCAAAATATGTCGGATGCCATGTGTCGGGTCTTGAAAATTGCCGGGCGTGCACGGTTGAATATTTTGATTTCCGGGGGCACAGGGTCGGGGAAAACAACGCTTTTAAATGCCATGAGCCAAATGATTGATCATGGTGAGCGTATTGTCACGATTGAAGATGCTGCTGAACTGCAATTACAACAGCCCCATGTGGTGCGCCTTGAAACCCGGCCAGCCAATCTGGAAGGGGACGGGGCAATTAGTCAGACAGAACTGGTGAAAAATGCCCTGCGTATGCGCCCGGACCGAATTATTCTGGGCGAAATTCGTGGATCAGAAGCGCTGGATATGTTGCAGGCGATGAATACGGGGCATGATGGCTCGCTTGGCACATTGCACGCCAACCGTCCACGCGAAGCCCTGACCCGGATGGAAAATATGGTGGCTATGTCGGGTGTGAAATTGCCCAATGAAGCTGTGCGGGCGCAAATTTCAAACGCGCTGGATTTAATTGTACAGATTTCACGTATGCGCGATGGCGTGCGCCGGATCACCCATATTACCGAAGTGATCGGTATGGAAGGTGAGATCATCACCACGCAGGATTTATTCAAATATCAATTTGAAGGCGAAGATGCCAACGGCAAGCTGATGGGGCGTTATGTTTCCACAGGTTTGCGGCCTAACTTTATGGATCGGGCAGATTATTTCGGTCTGGGCCGGGCCTTGATGGAAGCAATGGCGCAATAG
- a CDS encoding type II secretion system F family protein codes for MSQELILFSALGISVLLALLAMAELVLGKNRQLQKRLKKMRQRMGDELPDVDVQASVLREDKTKAPGLDKLVKRLLPSAQVLSQRLARAGLELGPGSFVGLSVLAGIGGAGGLYLFGELSLLVSVFGGIGLGVGGAHIVIDLFIARRNMVFTKSFPDAIDLIVRAVKSGLPVTEGISIVSSEMDGPVAHEFKRISEAMKIGETMEDALWSAAKRLENAEFNFFVISLVVQSETGGNLAETLENLSDILRQRQTMKLKVKAMASEARASAYILGGLPFAMFAILEILSPGYTSPLYGNPTGTVLSIGALVSIGMGAFVMFKMVRFEI; via the coding sequence ATGTCACAAGAATTGATCCTGTTTTCGGCTTTGGGTATCAGCGTCTTGCTGGCTTTATTAGCGATGGCAGAACTGGTGTTGGGTAAAAACAGGCAGCTGCAAAAACGGTTGAAAAAAATGCGCCAACGCATGGGCGATGAACTCCCCGATGTCGATGTGCAGGCATCTGTTTTGCGTGAAGATAAAACCAAAGCACCCGGACTGGATAAACTTGTCAAAAGACTGTTGCCCAGTGCACAAGTCTTAAGCCAGCGGCTTGCCCGCGCAGGGCTGGAACTGGGGCCGGGTAGTTTTGTTGGATTGTCGGTCTTGGCCGGGATTGGCGGGGCAGGGGGCTTGTACCTGTTTGGGGAACTTTCCTTGCTTGTGTCGGTCTTTGGCGGGATTGGTCTTGGGGTTGGGGGGGCGCATATAGTGATTGACCTGTTTATTGCCCGACGCAATATGGTTTTTACCAAGTCCTTTCCTGATGCGATTGATCTGATTGTACGTGCGGTCAAATCCGGCCTGCCTGTAACAGAAGGTATCAGTATCGTTTCAAGCGAAATGGACGGCCCGGTCGCCCATGAATTCAAACGCATTTCAGAGGCCATGAAAATTGGTGAAACCATGGAGGATGCCCTGTGGTCAGCAGCCAAGCGATTGGAGAATGCCGAGTTCAATTTTTTTGTGATTTCTTTGGTCGTTCAATCAGAAACCGGGGGCAATTTGGCAGAAACTCTGGAAAATCTCAGCGATATTTTACGCCAACGTCAGACCATGAAGCTTAAGGTCAAGGCTATGGCGTCAGAAGCACGCGCATCTGCTTATATTCTGGGGGGCTTGCCTTTTGCGATGTTCGCCATTCTGGAAATCCTCAGCCCCGGTTACACCAGCCCGCTTTATGGCAACCCCACCGGGACCGTCTTGTCTATTGGGGCGCTGGTGTCAATCGGGATGGGGGCCTTTGTCATGTTTAAGATGGTGAGGTTTGAGATATGA